DNA from Triticum aestivum cultivar Chinese Spring chromosome 7D, IWGSC CS RefSeq v2.1, whole genome shotgun sequence:
GTAAACGCGAATGACCAATGTGTGAAATAGACAAACCTACACAATTGGCCACCTGAACCTGATCCTTGCCGTCATAGCGCTCATGAACTTGGAGGCGCTCAAGATCATTAGTCAAGTGATCCGTAGCCCCGGTATCCAACACCCAAGGAAAGTCGACGGTGTTGGTGGAGGCCGAGTTGGCGGAGCGGGAGTTGTGATCCTGATCATTGCGCTTGCGACAGTCGCCGGCTTCATGGCCCCAGTTCTTGCAAATTTGGCACCGGGGACGCCAGCAGTTGCGACGCCCACCGCCTCCGCCGTTGTTGCCGGCGTTGCCCCCTCCACCTTGCCGGCCATTGCCGGCATAACCAGCGTTGCGGTCACGGCCGCCGATGTTGCCGCCATTACCGCCCTGGCGGCTCTGCCCGGGCTGGCCATGTCCATCAGCCAggcgtccccccccccccgtgggagGGATAGGGATCGGAGTAGGGCGCGCGTCCGCCCGCGCCATACGAACCCGAACGGGTCACGGCGTTCGCGGAGGGAGACCACCCCTCCACCGCACTCTGTTGTGCCTGCAGCGCCTCGAAGGACAGAACCAATGAGTAAAAACTGGAGTAGGGCATGGGTGCGTTACTCACGCCCAAGGAGGCGGCGATGGAGTTGTAGGCGGAGCCGAGGCCGGTGAGGATGTGATCGATAAGCTCATCATCACGGATCGGAGAGCCGGCGGCGGCCATAGTGTCGGCCAGGGCCTTCATCTTGTGCATGTATTCCGTGGCAGACAGATCGTCCTTCCTCAGCGACTGAAGTTGCCGCCGGATGTGGCGGACATTGGCGCGGCTCTGGGCGCCGAACATGGCGGCGACGGCTGTCCACACCAGATGCGCCGACTCGCAGCCAATAAGTTGGCATGCAATATCCTCATCCATGGAGGTGAGAAGAAGCCCCTTGACGCGCTGATCTTGAACCCACCATTGGTGGTACTCCGGGTTGGCGACGGTGGTAGCAGCGTCGCCGGTGCCGACAACGAGTGTTTTGGCCGGTGCCGCCTTGGTGCCATCGAGGTGTCCGTGGAGGTTGGCACCGGCAAGAACGGTGCTGGTGATGCCCCCCCAGAGCATGAAGTTGTGGCGACCGAGGCGGACGGAGATCGTCGGGACGGCGAGCGCGGCGGGGATCGAGGCGACgggagaagagacgatggctccgCTAGTTTGGGCGAAGGACATAGCGGCGGACGACATCGCAGCGACGGCACGGAAGGGACAGCGCGCGGCGGCAGCAGAGCAAGTCACGGAAGATGGCTCGCGCGGCAGCTGCGATCGGAAGCGGCGGCGCGGTTAGATGTCTCGCGCGGCAACAGCAGCGGGCGGATGGATGCCGATGGATAGCTAGCTACGCGGCGCTGATGGATGGCTGGCTTGCATGGATGGATGACTAGCTTGCAATCGGAAGCAGCGGCTGCACGGAGAGATgttcgggcggcggcgcgaggtactggcggcggcggcggtccgaCCTGGCCAAGTTGAAACACAGggtttagggttttgcgtgggTGGTTGACATCCAGCCTCACGTCTCAATATATAAATGATCACAATTACAATTACATACGTATACAAATACGTGTACAAGGACAATATACTAGACCCTACTTTACAACTGTGTCGGTCTGCAGTCCCACTTTAAAATTATGATGATCTCGGTACATAAGACTGTGCACCTAAAGCCACAACATTTTGTGCTCCACCATTGTTTGGCATGAACTACTTTACTTTGCCCCAAATCTGGAACGTTTTTCCTTCAGATCTAGAATCGGTCGTCGATATGCACGTCATGACTCCCTGGTTCCGGACAGAGCATGTTCACCTCCGTACTTCATGAAGCCCCTCCCGAGAGGGCATGTCAGTGTGCCTTGACCCATGATTGAGGTGGGTGCTTCATGATCGAAACGGATCCTTTGTTTCCCCTCTTTCTTGCTTGGTATAGCTCATGTCTTTCGTTTTCCCAACATGCACCATTGGTGCTCAAATCTCATGTATTCATGCGTAATGGCGACAGAACACCATTGCCGCAATATTTGGAACCTATATCCCTCCGTGTTCTTTTTCAAAGGTAAACTTGATCTGCTTGCCTTCCTTGTGCACATTTCTACTTGTTTAATTAATTTAAGTACGTTAAAAAGTATTTATTAATTTTTAGTGCTGGTCGAGTTTTAAAATGTGTTAGCgcattttgaaaatgttcatgtaACTAAAAAAATCACAAACTAATTTAAATGTTCACAAAATTTTCAAAATTATTCATGCATTATTACACAGTGATTTTCGAATTTTTATAGGTATCCTTGAATTTAATAAAAATGTTCAAGTATTCAAAATTACTTCactattttaaaaagtgttcttacCACTTTACCCTATTTCGAATAATCAAAATTATTTGATGGCTCGCCTATAAATAGAAACTTCGGCGCAATCTCTATTTTGTGGGACAAGAAAGAAAGAGTAGTAACCATGGATACCACTGAAAGAATTGCAATCATTCCTTACAGAATTCAAGATATAGAAAACAATAGTAAAAACTAGAGGAATGGATGTTTATCTTTTGGACTATTAAACTAAAAAGGAAACAAAACGTGTAAAAAAAAGAAACACGGGACTTATTCAAATCAAAGCTCGTTGTAATCTTGAACCTGTTTTGTGCTTCAATATAATTTCCAGGAGTAAGTGCTATAGCTTGTTTCCAATACTCGGTAGGTTGTTCAAACCAAGCTTCCACAATTTCCGAACTGGCCTATAGAATGGCATGTGCTCCTCGGTCGAAATAGGTAGTTCCTTCTTTTAGAACCTTAGTTGATAGTTTCCTACCTTAAACGACTCAAAAATTGATATCTTCGTTTACCCTATATTAAATGGATTAGAATtaccaaagggaaggaacttcttATACCTACCTCAAACAGGTCAGAAAGTGatttgtcagattttcaaaggTGTTCTTGCATTTTTATTAAAATGTTCATGTAGCCAAAAATTTATTCAATATTAAAAAAAATGTTATTACCACTTTGCCCCAGTTTAAATAATCAAAATTATTTGAACATATTTCTATTTATAAACTGAaaaggaaagaaaacaaaaccaaacaaaaaaaatgatgaaTGGAAAGAAATGAAGCAGGAAAATCCCGCAATATAGAAAAAGGTAAAGACAATGAAGAAGAGCGCTAAGAACTACTATTATTAAATTATATATTAtgtgatttttatttttattttatcccCACCCATCTATCATGTGTCCTTTCGTCCTTATGACTAGAGAGATGTGGTGAGCGGAGGATTGCTACCTCTGGACTTGGGGAGGTCATTGCTGGGGTAGTATCTTGTGACGAAATAGTGCGGTAACGAGTCGGTCGACCAGCCAAACATAGGGAGGAAGGGGGTACGCGAGGGAGGGAACGGTTAGTTAAAGTGAAAGGGTGGGGACCGATGACAAGAAAAACTAATCGATACTCTTAATTTTATTATTTTTGAGGCAAATAATTAAGGTTCCCTAAAAGAGGCAAGTGATTAATCTTGACCCAAATTAGTGATAGAACAGCTTCTGGATGTCAGCTGGCTCCTACACCGGTACATGCAGTACTTCAATTGGCTTCCAGTTCCAAGAGAAGTATGATCGAGCTAATCATGTCCCACACTTAAGCTGCTGCTGTAGACGTAAGGAACCAGGAGCAGTATAGTTTTTCTACTTTATTTACGTTGGGAAAGCCATTACATCTCCCATGCTTCCATCGAGTCACCAAACGTCCATATTGTTTGGCAAAGATGCGTGTCAGTTGGGCGCATGAATTGCTTTGGGGAGAACTGCCATCGCCATCTTGGGAGCAGAAAGGGCACGGCACTCTGGCACCACCATGCCAACCACCACCTGATCGCCGCCGTCTTGTTCCATCATGGCGGCCGCGGCGCATTCGTGTATGATGTCAAGCAGCACCGTCTCCAGGTCCTTGAAGTCGGCCCACCCGCGCACGTCTGCGCGGACGGCCCGCCGGTCTCCGGCGATGAGGTCCCACACGGGGTAGCCCTTCCTGGGCATCATGTAGTCCCGCTCGGCCAGCTTTAGGGTGGGGCAGTAGTCGCCCCTACCATCGCCGAGGTACACCACTCTACTCGGCCTCctcgtccctgccgccgccgccgcggacagTTCTTGCAGCATCGCCTCCATCACCTTGCCCTGAATTTTGCACACCAAAATGCTCAGGCAAAAAAAAAAAGTTATAGTGAAATCTAGCAACGCGTTGACTGAAAGTGTGATTCGTCACCTTGCACATGTTGGGAGGGCAGGTGGCGAGGGCGCAGCCGTGGCTGCTGCAGGAGCCATGACGGA
Protein-coding regions in this window:
- the LOC123166781 gene encoding inorganic pyrophosphatase 2 encodes the protein MAASNDAGVVVVFDFDKTIIDCDSDNWVVDALGATQRFDELLLHLPWNSAIDAMMGELHSQGKTIDEIAGSIRTAPLSHHVVAAIKAAQALGCELRILSDANAFFIDTVLAHHGLAGYFSEISTNPASVDAGGRLRITPHHDFRHGSCSSHGCALATCPPNMCKGKVMEAMLQELSAAAAAGTRRPSRVVYLGDGRGDYCPTLKLAERDYMMPRKGYPVWDLIAGDRRAVRADVRGWADFKDLETVLLDIIHECAAAAMMEQDGGDQVVVGMVVPECRALSAPKMAMAVLPKAIHAPN